Proteins from a genomic interval of Papaver somniferum cultivar HN1 chromosome 4, ASM357369v1, whole genome shotgun sequence:
- the LOC113274671 gene encoding meiotic recombination protein SPO11-2-like translates to MSDLMKSSLFHSHRHLCHAEILTPAEVKARIEVAVLNFLRILNSPTSPAISDLPLIQRSSKNSRVSRGLLTDESSIFLSHSFTTRSLMKPSSAKAFVRVWKVMEMCYQLLMKEKRVTQRELFYKLLCDSPEFFASQLEVNRSIQDVVALLRCSRHSLGIMASSRGLVAGRLMIQEPNKEVVDCSMCGSSGYAITGDLSLLEKMSIQSDARYIIVVEKHAIFQRLAEDRIFNQIPSILITAKGYPDIATRFLLHRLSRAFPNLPIFALVDWNPAGLAILGTYKFGSIGMGLEAYKYACNVKWLGVRGNDLQLIPEESYVPLKPRDLQIAKSLMSCDMLQDSYREELAMMVQSGKRAEIEALYFNGYDFLGKYIARKIVQADYI, encoded by the exons ATGTCAGATCTGATGAAATCGTCGTTATTCCACTCACACCGACACCTCTGTCACGCAGAAATCCTCACACCAGCAGAAGTTAAAGCAAGAATCGAAGTAGCAGTACTCAATTTCCTCAGAATCTTAAATTCACCAACATCTCCAGCCATATCTGATCTTCCATTGATACAACGAAGCTCGAAGAACAGCCGAGTCAGTCGTGGATTATTAACTGATGAGTCGTCGATCTTTCTTTCTCATTCCTTTACAACTAGATCGCTGATGAAACCTAGTTCTGCTAAAGCCTTTGTCAGAG TGTGGAAAGTGATGGAGATGTGTTATCAATTACTGATGAAGGAGAAGAGAGTTACACAGAGGGAGCTTTTCTATAAACTGTTATGTGATTCACCTGAGTTTTTCGCTTCTCAATTAGAGGTTAATCGATCTATTCAAG ATGTTGTTGCGCTGCTTCGGTGTAGTAGGCATAGTCTTGGGATCATGGCATCGAGTCGAGGACTTGTTGCTGGACGTTTGATGATTCAA GAGCCGAACAAAGAAGTAGTGGATTGCTCAATGTGTGGGTCTTCTGGGTATGCGATTACCggggatttgagtttgttagagAAGATGAGTATTCAATCTGATGCAAGATATATTATCGTTGTCGAAAAG CATGCTATCTTTCAGAGGCTTGCAGAGGATCGGATTTTCAATCAGATTCCAAGCATACTTATTACTGCCAAAGGTTATCCAGACATTGCTACAAG GTTTCTTCTGCATCGACTCAGCCGAGCTTTCCCAAACCTGCCTATCTTTGCACTGGTTGACTG GAATCCTGCAGGGCTAGCTATACTAGGCACCTATAAGTTCGGAAGCATAGGGATGGGTCTGGAGGCATACAaatatg CCTGCAATGTTAAATGGCTGGGAGTCAGAGGGAACGATTTACAGCTCATACCTGAAGAGTCATATGTTCCACTGAAGCCACGTGATCTGCAGATAGCTAAAAGCTTGATGTCCTGTGACATGTTGCAG GATTCTTACAGAGAGGAACTGGCAATGATGGTGCAGAGTGGTAAAAGAGCAGAAATTGAAGCCCTCTATTTCAACGGATATGACTTCCTGGGAAAGTACATTGCAAGAAAAATTGTTCAAGCCGACTATATCTAA